One Williamsia phyllosphaerae genomic window, ATCTATGGCGCCGACGGGAAGTTCAACCTCTCGGGGTAGGCCACAAGATGAGAACAGAACGCTCCAGCCTGAGCAAGAAGCTCGCCGCGGTCGGCATGGTCGCCGCGATCGTCGTCGTGTTCACCCTCGCCGTGATGCAGTTCTCCGGCAGCTTCCGCGACACCTCGCCGGTGACGCTCACGGCCGATCGGGCCGGTCTGGTGATGAACGCCGACGCCAAGGTCCGGTTGCGGGGCGTGGTCATCGGCCGCGTCGCGAGCATCGAGCCCTACGGCGACCGCGTGGAACTCAAACTCAACATGGACACCGATCAGCTGAGCCGCGTCCCGGCCAACGTCACCGCACAGATCCGGTCCAACACCGTGTTCGGCGCGAAGTCGGTCGACCTCGACATCCCCGCGGACCCCTCCACCACCCACCTGCGTTCGGGCGGCTCGATCTCCGCCGACCGGGTACAGGTCGAGCTGAACACCGTGTTCCAGCGTCTGGTCGACGTGCTGGCGAAGGTCCAGCCGGACAAGCTCAACGCGACGCTCGGCGCGCTCGACACCGCGCTGTCGGGCCGCGGCGATCAGATCGGCAAGGGCCTCGAGGACCTGTCGAACCTGTTGGGGCGCACCAATCCGGTGCTCGACGACCTCAACCGGACCATCGATGCCACCGCCACGGTCACGAACGTCTACGCCGACGTGTTCCCGGACCTGTCCCGCGTCGTCGACAACTTCACCCGCACGGGCAACACCCTCGTCGACAACTCCTCGAATCTCGATGCGCTGCTGGTGAACACGACCGGACTGGCCAACACGGTCAACGGGATCATCGCGCCCAAGAAGCAGACGGTGATGACGGCGCTGTCCAACCTCGATCCGGTGTCGCAGCTGCTGGGCTACTACGCGCCGGGACTGAGCTGCTTCCTCAAGGCGACCGCGGGCGCGGGCAAGAAAGCGCTGCCGATCTTCGGT contains:
- a CDS encoding MCE family protein, with translation MVAAIVVVFTLAVMQFSGSFRDTSPVTLTADRAGLVMNADAKVRLRGVVIGRVASIEPYGDRVELKLNMDTDQLSRVPANVTAQIRSNTVFGAKSVDLDIPADPSTTHLRSGGSISADRVQVELNTVFQRLVDVLAKVQPDKLNATLGALDTALSGRGDQIGKGLEDLSNLLGRTNPVLDDLNRTIDATATVTNVYADVFPDLSRVVDNFTRTGNTLVDNSSNLDALLVNTTGLANTVNGIIAPKKQTVMTALSNLDPVSQLLGYYAPGLSCFLKATAGAGKKALPIFGDKTGYISLNAGVLPGKEPYRYPEDLPKVNVQGPPTCALGLSDINATTHAPFYVGDTAPQPYQPRTTPKADPRKLFQIMFGPAPRG